The Ooceraea biroi isolate clonal line C1 chromosome 7, Obir_v5.4, whole genome shotgun sequence genomic sequence attgataaaataattttgatttaatcCTGACTTCTCCTTGCATCGACGCATTCAAGTAAACAGCAAAAATCACTGTAAATAACAGTGCAAGAGATTAGCACATAGGTAAGTTTACCCTGTAGAAAACGTTCAACTCGAATAACAGAGCAAATACTAGGAATATCACGTATAATATCAGGCAAATAACACCGACTTTCTTGTTCAATCGATATTTACACAACGCGGTCACCGAGTAAAACGCAATAACGCACACGACGATCGAGAGCACGCTATAACGCAGGGCGCCCGACACGATTTTGATATCCTCCTTGTCCTTGATGATTTTTATCAACCACGGTAAACCGAGGCACAGTAGGATATCAAGCGTGTTCGCACCTAATGTATTGCTCATTGCCATGTCTCCGTTACCTGTAGACAGAAGGATTAATTTGGATCTTAATATTGCATGTTGGAGATTCGATCGCGCGTGCAAATAACACGATAAAGATACGATTTCTCTAGAAGAACTTTACTCAGCAAATGTTCTCGGAATCTCCGTCAAAGCTTCGGAAAAGCTTACTTACCTTGTCTGGAAAGGATCACGATTGACACGAGTTCCGGCATGTTGCCACCGGCGGCTAGGAACGTGATACCCATCACGGAATCCGGGATCCCGATGGTATCGCCGATGACAGTCGTCATCCATGACGACAGATAGGAAGATATCGCGATCCAGATGACGCACATGACGAACGTCAAAAGGTACCAGTTCCTCCACCGTTTATACCTGCTGTCCGGTATGGTAACGAACAAGATTAGTTTTAACGGCCAAACGAAGCAGAACCAGATTTTCGCTAGTGTATTGCCGCTCGGCCACACAAAGGGTGTATCTAGAAACGAGCGTTCATAGCAATTACACTAGTCTGATATGGAAATCCTCTTAGCATCATAGCGATTCTTGTTCAACTTAAGTCCTATCGCATTCAGTCTGTCGATTCAGAAAATGCGTGAGGGTGACATGTACCTGGTTCGGTGTACTCTTCGTCCGCTTGCTCCACCTGCTTCTGCGCTTCTACGCCATTAGCAGAAGGCATAGGCTTCCGAGAGCCATTGCTCCTTAGGCTTTTTCTGTATTCCGCCACGAGTTCACCATGGAAATACGGCCTGTACAGACCGTCAGGCATTGATTGATTTTCTTCCTTGTGTTTAGGAGCTGTCGGATAACAAAGTGCAAAATTCATTCATAGGCAGTCCACGTGTCTCTCTTTAGAGTCTTAGGTGAACGTATACACAGTTATATTGAATTACGCCATCACCTGTCGACAAGTATCACGTGTTAATCTGAAAGATATTGCGAGGGTAGTTACagtttctaatttaatttccgaGCGATCATTCTAACGCTAAATGCAGTCGCAGGGATTTTAATGCTTGCTCTTTATTAAAGACTAAATTAACGGTCGCACCTTATGAATTTATATCACAAAATTCGgattgaaaaagataattgCATTATCATAAGGTTCAGATAACAATGCAAATTACGATTggtttacatataaaattatgttcataaatatattacgtgtattaattgcataattcAAGATATATCGAAatcaaatatcatttttgtttatatataatatatatattttatatatataaactatatatagtaattaatGCAGTAATTGCACACCAGGTAAGTGCGATTTGATACAAAGAACCAATACAGGAATTTATGCTATACACGTACACAGGCAATCTGCAGTAGATGCTAGCACCCACTAAGAGATCGCTTCGTGGGAAAGCGTATGATACaaattagataaattatattattaatacaagagatcttcaaaaatttaataataacttacTTTCAGTTTTGGCAAAGACGGTATTGTGGTTGCCAGTGCACAAGTGCGTAAGCTTATTATACCAACGTGCAAACCATTTGCcgcaaaataatatcatcaagTAACTAGCGAACAATACCATAAGTATGATCGCTTCGTATAATACAATGTAGCCATCCCACATTACGATCACCAACACGACGACTGATATCACGTAAATTATACTATCCCGAGTTAATATTCGCCATTCTAATGGTATTGCCTGTTGAGGAACGTAAAAAGAATtgcaattttactttattctagtatatataatgtgtatatgttatatatcttataagtgctatatattagataatataaatactgtattctaaatttattttcttatggCCTCAGTTTTCTTTTACACATATTTTGTTGCACGtattcttttccctttattaACGTTACTGatagtattttttttcttgataaGTGTTTCAACTTTATTATAggtaattaaagaaataatttttaaagattatttacatttgtatgtttgaatatatttctaatcaTGTAGTATTTACTTATCGCCTATTTCAAGAAACATATGCATTTTGAGTATTCTGACAAACAGGATACATGTAATAAAGGAAATCTCTAATCTCTTCAATAACAAACTCGTGAAAGTGTTCATTATTTGATGTTAAGGAATATCACGGTGATTGTAATCTAAAAGATTAAAATCTCTTAgattaaattagattaaaataagAGGTTCTCAATTAGTTTGTCAACTTGCAGGTACTAatgtgatattaaataaataaatatttaaaaaacgatCATGTACGAGACATCATTTCAAATAAGTTTtcgcaaatattataaaaattacagatatttatgtataattttcttgatattatagctttttttaatataatacatataatgtttcttttctaatatactttatattaaaacacttTATTCTAAAGCAAAGACTTATATTTTCATCCTAATCTTACGTACTTCAAATTTATCGATAATCAATAGATATCTCCGATTAGCTAATCAAAATCACAAGCGTTTTTTTCTTAAACTTgtttttagaaattatatCCCATAAAAATCTCGTGGACGAGAAATCAGTTAACCacttattttcttaataagtCTTACTGTCAATAACAAGTGAAAGTTCCAAGAATCGTgttgtgatatttatatatatcatgtatAAATAGACAATGGTAGATTAATCAGCGAACCTGCCGTAATTACTGTATCATTAAAGGAGCTTACGCAAGCTTCTGCACTGCGATAGAACGACGTTATCACGCCTTTAATCAACAATTCCGTTCTTTTTGTTCTAGCTGTGCTTCTGCATCTTTCCTCGAGGTCTCTGTTCTTCTTCgttctaatataaatataaaaacataccTATGTTCTATCTGAAGctacagacacacacacatccacctatatagaatattctttgtgtgtgtgtataataaaCTGATATTTCTGCGGCACATTATCGCTTCGTTACGGTGgtaattcttattattaacGACAATTGAGTCGATTATACTGAATACTTACGTGAATCGCCGATAACGCGCCGCACGCAGGGGTTGCGAACGTGTTAAAGACCGCTCCACCCAT encodes the following:
- the LOC105277547 gene encoding sodium/potassium/calcium exchanger 4, whose product is MSNSIAVTIVVILALAPSDNAANLGFTRLLNVSGAVYPLVDGNSFVASVSGKLPKNISQLADPDVASIIYETLENGTTEVTTSALEDDSKSAPKNCSPRSIEEFPEVFTFEERRHGAVVLHAFFGLYCFILTAFVCNDYLLPALDIICARLKISSDVAGATFLATASCFPELFVNVVGTFLTESDLGVGTVMGGAVFNTFATPACGALSAIHAIPLEWRILTRDSIIYVISVVVLVIVMWDGYIVLYEAIILMVLFASYLMILFCGKWFARWYNKLTHLCTGNHNTVFAKTETPKHKEENQSMPDGLYRPYFHGELVAEYRKSLRSNGSRKPMPSANGVEAQKQVEQADEEYTEPDTPFVWPSGNTLAKIWFCFVWPLKLILFVTIPDSRYKRWRNWYLLTFVMCVIWIAISSYLSSWMTTVIGDTIGIPDSVMGITFLAAGGNMPELVSIVILSRQGNGDMAMSNTLGANTLDILLCLGLPWLIKIIKDKEDIKIVSGALRYSVLSIVVCVIAFYSVTALCKYRLNKKVGVICLILYVIFLVFALLFELNVFYRVNLPMC